A single genomic interval of Lacrimispora sphenoides JCM 1415 harbors:
- a CDS encoding glycosyltransferase family 2 protein codes for MKKVSIVIPLYKSEKFLTKLLDSIMNQTYKNIEIILVDDGSPDTSGEIADNYAKKDNRFLVIHKENGGCCDARNKGLEKASGEYLMFADGDDWMELDCIEYLVRIAEDNGCEMSTTDAIFTTRNREQNNFDSIRVMNKSDAVASIINTFYIPVGPWNKLYSMKIVKENNLSFSVPWFGEGLYFSAMAAQYSNKMAVGHRKVYNYRLNNPNSGCTLKEVQNGINSMNNILYIKKSLKVNSKSIEDALNWHIWTNYFHLADYIYSASAVKEYKNEYIEAKSEMRVYMPKVMKNSTISVSDKIKILLKTIFPVFFIKYGDYKAKRAFQNDTME; via the coding sequence ATGAAGAAAGTATCAATTGTAATTCCATTATATAAATCAGAAAAATTTTTAACAAAACTATTGGATTCTATTATGAATCAGACATACAAAAATATTGAAATAATTCTAGTGGATGATGGTTCACCTGATACTAGCGGTGAAATAGCGGATAATTATGCAAAAAAAGATAATAGATTTTTGGTCATTCATAAAGAAAATGGTGGCTGTTGCGATGCTAGAAATAAGGGGTTAGAAAAAGCTTCTGGTGAATATTTAATGTTTGCAGATGGGGATGACTGGATGGAATTAGACTGTATTGAATATTTGGTTAGGATTGCAGAAGACAATGGATGTGAAATGTCAACAACAGATGCAATATTCACTACGAGAAATAGAGAACAGAATAATTTTGATAGTATTAGAGTGATGAATAAGTCAGATGCAGTAGCCAGTATAATTAATACTTTTTATATTCCAGTTGGTCCATGGAATAAATTATATAGTATGAAAATAGTAAAGGAAAATAATCTTTCATTTTCTGTTCCTTGGTTTGGCGAAGGACTTTATTTTTCCGCTATGGCGGCACAATATTCCAATAAGATGGCGGTTGGGCATCGAAAAGTATATAATTATAGGCTAAATAATCCTAATAGTGGATGTACACTTAAAGAAGTACAAAATGGTATTAATTCAATGAATAATATTCTCTATATCAAAAAGAGCTTGAAAGTAAACTCGAAATCAATTGAAGATGCATTAAATTGGCATATATGGACCAATTATTTTCATTTAGCTGATTATATTTATTCTGCATCTGCAGTGAAAGAATATAAAAATGAATACATAGAAGCTAAAAGTGAAATGAGAGTTTATATGCCAAAAGTAATGAAAAATAGTACTATTTCAGTTTCTGATAAAATCAAAATTTTATTAAAGACGATATTCCCTGTATTTTTCATTAAGTATGGAGATTATAAAGCAAAAAGAGCATTTCAAAACGATACAATGGAGTAA
- a CDS encoding SDR family NAD(P)-dependent oxidoreductase, producing MGIKLRLKKIFLRREYLPISHLVQENKEFDGKVALISGGSGGIGLAIAKSLQEAGGTVVIAGTNEKKLESLKMETGLDAIVMNYYKTESFDTVIKEVVARHGKLDVFISSAGVHTEKVDFWTMNSDEFNRVMDINLKGVFFACQSVGKYMKSNKIRGSILLVSSSRGSEPAWSPYGISKWGLKGLTEGLAKMFVPYGINVNSIAPGSTATSLIGVKEGDSISSSENELGRLVMPDEVATLAKLLVSDAGKMIDGEVVHIAGGR from the coding sequence ATGGGAATAAAATTGAGATTAAAAAAAATATTTTTACGAAGAGAATATCTGCCAATTTCACATCTGGTTCAAGAGAATAAAGAATTCGATGGTAAAGTAGCTTTAATCTCTGGCGGTTCTGGTGGAATTGGACTTGCAATTGCAAAGTCATTACAGGAAGCGGGGGGGACTGTTGTAATTGCAGGAACAAACGAAAAGAAACTTGAGTCTCTTAAAATGGAAACAGGATTAGATGCCATTGTTATGAATTACTATAAAACGGAATCCTTTGATACTGTTATTAAGGAAGTAGTTGCTCGACATGGGAAATTAGATGTATTTATCAGTTCGGCAGGAGTCCATACTGAAAAGGTGGATTTCTGGACAATGAATTCCGATGAATTCAATAGGGTAATGGATATTAATCTTAAAGGAGTATTTTTTGCATGCCAGTCAGTTGGTAAGTATATGAAGTCGAATAAGATAAGAGGAAGTATTTTACTAGTTTCTTCTTCAAGAGGTTCTGAACCAGCATGGTCTCCTTATGGCATTTCGAAATGGGGATTAAAAGGGTTGACAGAGGGGCTTGCAAAAATGTTTGTACCTTATGGTATTAATGTAAATTCTATTGCACCGGGATCTACAGCTACTAGTTTGATTGGTGTAAAAGAAGGAGATAGTATATCTTCAAGTGAAAATGAATTAGGTAGATTAGTCATGCCTGATGAGGTAGCTACTCTTGCTAAATTACTGGTAAGTGATGCAGGTAAGATGATAGATGGTGAGGTTGTTCATATCGCAGGTGGAAGGTGA
- the istB gene encoding IS21-like element helper ATPase IstB, with protein sequence MKELQVQTIEMYSKQLRTPMFNNYADVIRQLDKNQGYEYFLIQLMKLELDSRQESTRKRKIKVASFPYIKTMDELDLSRFEHMDEAFLKELASCDFVTKKQNIVMIGNPGTGKTHLSIGLGVKACMQGMNVKFYTAANLSNELIEAQDNHRLVRLEKQISKAELLIIDELSYLTFNRHQSELLFKVVADRAERKSVIVSTNLRFSEWTTMFENQTMVTALIDRLTFRSHVLNMNSDNPYRAEHAAVVSENGKEESVHE encoded by the coding sequence TTGAAAGAATTGCAGGTACAAACCATTGAAATGTATTCTAAGCAGTTGCGGACACCGATGTTCAACAATTACGCCGATGTTATACGACAGTTAGATAAGAATCAGGGCTATGAGTATTTCCTCATACAGTTGATGAAACTGGAACTGGATTCCAGACAGGAAAGCACTCGCAAACGAAAAATAAAAGTGGCTTCTTTCCCTTATATAAAGACCATGGATGAACTGGATCTTTCCCGCTTCGAACACATGGACGAAGCATTTTTAAAAGAACTTGCCTCCTGCGACTTTGTTACAAAGAAACAGAATATCGTAATGATAGGCAATCCTGGAACCGGCAAGACCCACCTGTCCATAGGGCTTGGCGTGAAGGCCTGTATGCAGGGCATGAATGTAAAGTTCTATACAGCAGCTAATCTTTCCAATGAGCTCATTGAAGCTCAGGACAATCATCGGTTGGTTCGATTGGAAAAACAGATATCCAAAGCTGAATTACTTATTATTGATGAGCTGAGCTATCTGACCTTTAACCGGCATCAGTCAGAGCTACTATTCAAAGTCGTGGCAGACCGTGCAGAGCGGAAAAGTGTCATCGTTTCAACAAATCTACGGTTCTCCGAATGGACTACCATGTTTGAAAACCAGACCATGGTAACTGCATTAATTGACAGGCTTACTTTTCGGTCACATGTATTAAATATGAATTCGGATAATCCTTACCGTGCAGAACATGCCGCTGTGGTATCAGAAAACGGGAAGGAGGAATCTGTTCATGAATAA